In the genome of Candidatus Poribacteria bacterium, one region contains:
- a CDS encoding D-2-hydroxyacid dehydrogenase, translating to MANIKVLIASGISQEVADMLKDAPAEMDISFLPEGEQLKDHISDAEILYGVVSEDALPHATSLQWVMQPFVGVERSMYPAFKESPITLINSKRLYGPQLAEHAFALLLSLTRGINTQLDLMRDKEWKWTQCVEVSGMTMGVLGLGGIGRAVAQRAKAFDFNVIAVDPEPMEKPDTVDELGQLDWLPEFLSRSDVLTVCCPITPQTHKLLSQAEFDALPAGCFFINVSRGKVVDEDALIAALKSGKLAGAGLDVTYTEPCPQDNPLWTLPNVILTSHTAGASQNIAKRAMELFIDNMHKYVNGEPLTNVVDKEKGY from the coding sequence ATGGCGAACATCAAAGTTTTGATTGCCAGTGGAATTAGCCAAGAAGTTGCGGATATGCTGAAGGATGCCCCCGCGGAGATGGACATCAGTTTCCTACCGGAGGGTGAGCAACTCAAAGACCATATCTCAGACGCTGAAATTCTCTACGGTGTCGTATCAGAGGATGCCCTTCCCCATGCGACATCGTTACAGTGGGTGATGCAGCCCTTCGTAGGCGTGGAACGGTCCATGTACCCCGCCTTCAAAGAGAGCCCCATCACACTGATAAACAGTAAGCGTCTGTATGGACCCCAACTCGCCGAACACGCCTTCGCGCTGCTGCTGTCCCTGACACGAGGGATCAACACACAACTCGATTTGATGCGTGATAAGGAATGGAAGTGGACACAGTGCGTCGAGGTATCGGGAATGACGATGGGTGTTCTCGGACTTGGGGGTATCGGCAGAGCCGTCGCGCAACGTGCCAAAGCCTTCGACTTCAACGTAATAGCTGTCGATCCCGAACCGATGGAGAAGCCGGACACTGTTGACGAATTAGGACAACTCGACTGGCTACCGGAGTTCTTGTCTCGAAGCGACGTTTTGACGGTCTGCTGTCCAATCACACCGCAAACGCATAAACTGCTATCCCAAGCGGAATTCGATGCCTTGCCAGCGGGATGCTTTTTCATCAATGTCAGCCGCGGTAAAGTGGTCGACGAAGATGCGTTGATCGCCGCGTTGAAAAGCGGAAAATTAGCGGGGGCGGGGTTGGATGTAACCTATACAGAGCCGTGTCCGCAAGACAATCCGCTCTGGACGCTCCCGAACGTGATCCTAACGTCCCATACCGCTGGTGCGTCGCAAAACATCGCCAAACGCGCAATGGAACTCTTTATCGACAACATGCACAAATACGTCAATGGAGAACCGCTTACTAACGTTGTAGATAAGGAAAAAGGGTATTAA
- a CDS encoding mandelate racemase/muconate lactonizing enzyme family protein, whose product MKITQVEAFALRYQTEKSAEEHTDSYYLPPEGWRSIYSRHHETMVVRITTSEGIVGYGEGQSPVSPRTSKTIVEDLCRPILMDKDPFDVEFLWQRMFTAMRERGHYTGFFIDALAGCDIALWDIIGKATGKPVHKVLGGRYRDRIPLYAGVGGSTPEAAATQAAKHVSQGYGGLKIHTTHGRAEILEIVAAVREQVGPKIKLMVDLHTQYSVPEATLLGRGLEELDVVWLESPTAPEDIPGQAALAQALDMSVAIGEWTRTRYELREVFERRACDITMPDIARTGLTEGKRIASLADTYNIPVTPHIGGGGILSIAATVQFSATIPNFLIMEHSPEAYESKGQITTRKPIIEEGAFVIDDVPGLGIVIDTEALEAFAIGD is encoded by the coding sequence ATGAAAATTACACAGGTTGAAGCGTTCGCGCTCCGATACCAAACGGAAAAATCAGCAGAGGAACACACGGACAGTTATTACTTGCCACCTGAAGGATGGCGTTCCATTTACTCGCGCCACCATGAAACGATGGTCGTGCGGATTACAACATCGGAGGGTATCGTCGGGTATGGCGAAGGACAAAGCCCCGTTTCACCGCGCACATCGAAGACAATCGTTGAGGATCTCTGTCGTCCGATCCTCATGGACAAAGATCCGTTTGATGTGGAATTTCTTTGGCAACGGATGTTTACGGCGATGCGGGAGCGTGGACACTATACCGGCTTTTTCATCGATGCACTCGCTGGATGCGACATTGCCCTCTGGGACATCATCGGGAAAGCCACAGGGAAACCCGTTCACAAGGTGCTGGGGGGACGCTATCGCGATCGGATCCCTTTATACGCCGGTGTTGGCGGCAGCACTCCGGAAGCGGCGGCGACACAAGCAGCGAAGCATGTCTCGCAGGGGTATGGCGGGTTAAAAATTCACACAACGCACGGCCGCGCCGAGATTTTGGAGATCGTCGCAGCAGTGCGCGAACAGGTCGGTCCGAAGATTAAGTTGATGGTGGACCTCCATACCCAATACAGTGTCCCAGAGGCGACATTACTCGGCCGCGGGCTTGAGGAATTGGACGTGGTGTGGTTGGAATCGCCAACGGCACCCGAGGACATCCCTGGGCAAGCGGCATTGGCACAAGCACTGGATATGTCGGTCGCTATTGGCGAATGGACACGCACCCGTTATGAGTTACGGGAGGTGTTTGAACGGCGCGCCTGTGACATCACCATGCCCGATATTGCCCGAACAGGGCTCACAGAAGGAAAACGCATCGCAAGCCTCGCCGATACCTATAACATTCCGGTAACACCGCACATCGGGGGCGGTGGCATCCTCTCGATTGCCGCGACGGTGCAATTCTCAGCGACAATTCCCAACTTCCTGATTATGGAGCATTCCCCTGAGGCATACGAATCGAAAGGGCAAATCACCACGCGAAAACCGATAATCGAGGAGGGGGCTTTCGTCATTGATGATGTGCCCGGACTCGGTATTGTGATAGATACAGAGGCGTTGGAAGCCTTTGCGATAGGCGATTAA